TACGCAGGCCTGATCCTCATTCCCTATCGCGATGCCGCAGGCGACTTTCGCGTTGGTTCGGTGAACACTGAATTCGTGAAGCTGCCACAGCAGGAGCAGCCTTTGCTGTCCTACCTGATTGAACATGGGCTCAAACTCTGGATGCACGCGCCTGAGGTCAAGGCCCGGCGCCCGAGCCTGATCAGTCCGGCCTCGATCCTCGGTTCGGACACGCCGACAAGGCAGGCGTAGGAAGGTACGACGGCAGCCCGGAATGGCCTCCTGACAAAGGTGGCCCCACCGTCGATCGGGCGTGCTCAGCAATGCCGCGCCGTCGTCGGGGCCGCAAGGCGCGCTGGTGGCGGCGGGCGCGGGGCATGCTGTTCGCCTCGTGCTCGTCGTTGCCGGCGCACTCGTGCCTTGCCGCCCCTGCGGCGGTATGGCAACCCTTCAGGGCGACCGATCGACGGTGGAGCCGCCCACCCACATACCCCCGCCACCTGCCTACCGCAGCGGGCGCGGGTCGGGCCCCCTTCTTCATCGGAGTGAGGGCCGGGGGTTCGGGGGCGGGGCCCCTGAGTGCTCTTGGTCCACTCGGGATTGTCAGGGGTCGGCCGCACACTGGCCGTCATGGATCATGCGCTGGACGGGCTGGTGGACGCTGTGGAGGCCGGCGCGGTCGAGCTGGCCGACGAGATGCTGCGGCGGTCGGGCGCGGTATGTCCGCCGACGGTGCACCTGCTGTTCAAGCACCTCCCCCAGCCGTACATCGCGAGCGTGACTACCCGGCCGTTCCGCCGTGGCAGCGACGCGGCCGCGGCGGTAGCGGCGCTCGGGTTGCTGCCGTCCGTCGTGCACGCGACGCGGCTCATCGTGGTGTGGGAGTACTCCGACCTGTGCGCGGCTCTGGACCTGCCCGACTGGCGAGAGGGCCGGTACCCGCTCGGGCTGGTGGTAGTCGATGCCGACCTGGCCGAGCACGTCGTGCACTGGCACCCGTTCCGGATGCGCACCGATGCCGCCTCCGATCCGGCTGTTCCGATCCCGGTCACGGCATCAATCTGGCCGGAGTGGGGCGCGGAGGTCCGACATCCGGGCGGGGACCTGCCGGCGTCGGTCGCCGAGCTGCTGGCGGTGTGGCGGGAGCTGCGGCGCGGCGACGTCGCGGCGACCCGGGCCGAGCTGGAGGCGGCCGGGTTCGTCGTCAACTGGGTCTCGGACCTCGCCCGGCGCTGATCGGCCCAGGTCAGGGCTCGCGGGACAGGACATCCTCCTCGCCGGTGTCGGTGTGGGCGTCCTCGGCGGCCGTCGTGTTGTCGGCGGCCGACCAGCGAGCGAGTTCCTCGCGGCGGGCCGCCTCGGCGGCTTCCCGCTCGGCGGCGTCGGCCGCCGCGCGGGCAGCGTCGGCGGCCTGGCGCTCGGCGATCTCCGCCAGGGTGGCCTGCGCCTTCCGCACGGCGCCCGTCGACTCGTCGACCGGCAACACCCGGCTGCGATCCGGCGGGTCGATGGTCTCGGTGGCCTCCGGCGTGCTGACTTCGCGGATGTCTGGCACATCGGTTTCGACCACCTCCGGTGCATCCGGCCGGCCGGCGTCGTACCAGGCTGGCTCATCACGGAGCGGCTGTCGGTCGTCGTCGTCGTCCGGCACTAGGTCGGCCTCGGTGATCGGCTGGTCGCGTTCGCGGTCGGTCTGCTCGGCGCGGTGTTCGGCGAGCCAGTCCGGGCCGGTCGTGCGGTCGTCGGGCCGATCTATGTCGACGCCGCGGGCGCCGAGCTCGGTGCGGGAGCGGTCGGCGTTATCCCTGCTGATGGCGGTGTGGGTGAACCACGCCGCCCGGGCCGCGTCGACGATCTCCAGCTCGGCGATCTGCTCGGCGAGCCGGGCGGCCTCGGCGCGTGCGGCCTCGGCATCCGCGCGGAGCCGGTCCGCGTCGTCCGGTGCCGTGTCGGGGGCGTCGGCGCGGGCGGTCCACAGGGTGGCGTCAGCCGCGGCGCGGGCGTGCTGCTGGTGGGCGGCGGCCAGGTCGTCCTCCACCCACCGGGGTGCCCAGGCGAGTTCGCGTTCGTAGGCGCGGACCCGCGAGCGCAGCGCGCCGTCGGACAGGTTCGCCTCCTCCGCTCCGGCGTCGACGAGCGCGAGAGCCTCGTGCGCGGCGCGGAACATCACGGCGTGCTCGACGCGGCCCTTGCCGGGGGCGTTGCCGAGCGGATCGTGCTCGTCGGTGTGGTCGACGAGTTCGCGGTAGGCCGCGGCCCAGCCGGCGCGGTGCTCCCAGTCCTGCCGCGCGACCACCTGCGCGGGGTCGGTGCTGTCGGGGACCGGCCCGAGCGCGTCGACCGCCCAGGCGGGCGCCTCGGAGGCGGTGAGGGTGCCGAGTTCGCGGCGGCGGTCGTCCGCGGCGTCGGCGAGCTGGTGCAGCCGCGCGGCTCGCTTGTCGTCGACCGGCTCGACGCTGCGGAGGTGGTGCGGGATGAGGTCTGCGGCGCCGCCGCGGAGGTGTGGCGTGAGCCGACCGGCGAGCGCGTGGGTGATGCGGTGGTGCAGCACCTGCGCCGGGGAGTCGGCATCGTGGAGGCTGCGCGCCTCGATCGCGGCGGTGAGGACCTGGTCGGGGTCGTGGCCGGCGAGTTCGGCGGTGCGTAGCAGGCGTTCGAGTGAGCCGAACGCGTCATCGGCGGCGAGCTGGCCGCGCTGGTGCGGCGTGAGGTGGCCGTCGGCGGCGAGCTGGTCGAGGGTGTCGGCGACGCGGCCGGCGCTGACGTCGCGGATCAGGTCGGCCATGCGGTCGACCTGGGTCATCACCGAGCGGGCCTCGTCCTCGGCGTGGGCCTGCTCGGCGAGTGCGCTGCGGTCCTCGCGGATCGACGCGAGGACGTCGGAGAGGACGGCCTCGGGCGTGCGCGGGGCAGCGTCGAACGTCTCCCCCGTCTCGGCGTCCGGCGCCAGGTGGCGCGTGACGGCGTAGATCGTGTTGCGCTCCCGACCCCGGGTCGCGGGGACGTAGAGGCCGGCGGCATCGGTCCCGGGGCCCGTGACGGCGTGGCTGGTGTCGACGGTGCGGCCCTGGGCGGCGTCCTTGGTCGAGGCGTAGCCGAGCGAGAGGTGCTCGCGGACGTAGGTGCCGGGCAGCTGCATCGGCGTGCCGAGCTGTTCGCCCCACGCGTTGCGCTCGACGTCGGACGTGGCGTCGTTGGCGAGGATCGGGGCGACGGTCAGCCCGCCGTCCGCCCGGGTGGCGATCACGCGGTAGGTCTGGCGGGTGATCGGCGCGGCGGTGTTGCCCTCGAACCCGCGCAGGTGCCACGCGAGGGATCGGGCCTGGACCAGGTCGCCGACGCCCGCAACGGTGCCCCGCCAGTCGGCAAGGGCAGAGCCCTCCCCGAGCGGCACGCCCTCCTCGGCGACCCGGCCGAGCCGGACGAGCTCGGACCGCAGCGCGGCCGAGACCCGCGCGGCCGCGGCGTTCGTGCCGACCATCAGCAGCGACTCGCGCCCGTCGAGCGTGTCGGCCAGCCACGCCCGCGACGCGGCGGCCTCGGTCTGCTCCGCGGTGCCGCCGTCGACAAGCCGGCCGCGCTTGGCGTACTCGGCGAGCACGCCCGCGTCGCCCTCGCGCAGGCGCAACGACGCCGGGCCCTCCCAGTCGTTGGCGAAGCGGCGTACCTCGGAGAGCTGGTAGGTGATGCCGTGCTCGCCGACGTCGGCGAGCGCACCGCCGGGCCCGATCGCGGTCAGCTGCTTCGGGTCGCCCACGAGCAGCAGCTTCGCCCCGGCCGCCTGGCAGCGGGCGCGGATCGCGACGAGATCGCCGGTCTCGGCGGTCCCGGCCTCGTCGACGACCACCAGGTCGTCCCGGCCCAGCCGCCACGACTCGTCGTCGCCGGTGGGGCCGGTCGCGACACCGGGACTATCGAGGCGGTTTTGCGTCGCGAGCCACGACCGGACGTTCTTCGCCGCGAGCCCTTCGCCGGCCAGGACTTCGGCGGCGTTCTGGTACGGCGCGAGCCCGAACACCCGACGCGGCGCCTCTCCGTCGACGGTCCAGGTGTCGGCAATCGCGCCGACGACGAACGACTTGCCGGTACCCGCTGCGGCGGTCAGCACCTCGATCTGCGCGCCGGAGGTCAGCACGCCGCGCAGGGTGGCGGCCTGGTCCGGGCCCAGCGTGATGCCGGATTCGGCGAACCGCGCGGCGACGTCGTCGACCTGGTCGTCGGTGAACCGGTGCGCGCCGCGCTCGACCGCGGCGGCGATCAGCGAGCGTTCGGCCGCGAGCTGGCCGGCCGTGGCGTATCGGGTGGAGCCGTGCCGGGCGTACACGGACTCGCCGTTCGCCAGGCGCAGCTCGTCGGGCAGCGCGTCGATGTCCTCGGCCGGGCCGAGTCGCTGAGCGCGCTCGAGCGCGGCGTCCGTGAGGCCGTCGAGCAGCGGCAGAATGTCGTCGGGCGGGACGCCGAGATGCCCGGGCAGGGCGTTGGAGACGGCCAAGAACATGTCCGAGCGGGAGTAGTGCGCCCGGGTCTGGGCGACCTCGGCGACGGCGCGCTCGATGACGTCGAGCGGGGAGAACTGCGCGACCTCGCCCGGGTTCTGCGCCCGCTCGACCAACCGCTCGGCGAGCGGCGCGAGCCCACCGGTGACCCGCTCGCGGGCCATCTCCTCCCACCGGGCGAACTGTTCGTCCCGCGTCTCCCCCTCGTGGGACTTGGCCTTGCGCGTCACGAGCGTGGCCTGCTCGTGGATCACCGCGCGCTCGTAGGGCGACGGCTCCCGCCCGACCTTCGCCGTGAACTCGCGGATCAGCTCGGCTGCCTTCGGCCCGATCTGCGCCCGGCGCGACGAGTAGAGGTCCATCAGGTCGCGGTCGACGCCGACGACCTCGCGCGCCTTCCCGTCCGGGCGGGTCTCCACCCGCACGCCGAGCGACTGCGCCAGGTGGGCCTCCATCACGCGCTCGGCGATCGCCGCGGCCGCGGCCTTGTGCTCGTCGATCGCGCGCCCATCGACGGTGCGCCAGTTGCCGTCGGAGCACAGGACGCGGTTGAGGATCGCGTTGTGGATGTGCCACTGCGGGTCGCGCTCGCGGGAGTCGTGCTGGAAGAACTGGGCGACGACGAACTCGTGGGCGTCGATCCACCGCCCGGCCCCGCCGCCGTGGTGGCCGACGCGGGAGTAGCCGGCGTGCTCTTGCAGGTAGGCCAGGCCGGCGCGGGTGCCGGCCATCATGGCGTCCTCGACGGCCTGGGCGTGGGTGTCCCACGCCCGCGCGGCCTCGCCGTCGCCGCCCAGGCGGGCGTCGTTGGCTGCGCGCTCGAAGGCCAGGCCGGTGACGGTCACGGACTTGGGCGCGGAGAACGTGACGTCGATGAAGGTCACCGCCTGCCGTGCCGATCGCCCGGCCTGGGCGCGCAGGGCGGCACGCTCCTCGGGCCCGGCTTCCCGGTTGGCCTCCAGCAGCGTCGCGTAGATCTGCTCCGCGGAGCGGTACTTGCGGTGGCCCGCAGCGAGTGCTTCCGCCTCGTCCCAGGTGGTCCGGTCGTGCGCGGCGGGGTCGCGCGGGTCGAGCAGGCGGGTGTAGACGGCCTCCATCAGGTCGGCGTCGACCTCTCCGGCGAGTCCGAGCGACTCGGCGCCCTTGCCCCACCACAGGCCCGGCGGCTCGCCGGCCGCGACGGCGCCGGTGTAGTAGCCCTCACGGGCCGTCGCGACCTCGTCGGTGAGGTACCGGACGGAGTGTCCGCGGTGGATGCTCAGCATCACGCCTCCCCGTAGATCACGGCGTCGGCCCGGTCGTCGATGGGCCAGCGGTCAAGGACGTCGATCTGCGCCGCGACGGCCTTCGCCGGGTCTGGCCCGGCCATCGCGGCGACGGCCGCGCGCGCCCGGGCCACCGCGTCGACGTGGACCGGCGCGAACTCATTGCGTATCAGCTGGCGCGACGGGTTCGGCGAGTCGTCGTCGCTGTAGCCGGCGGCCACCGACCGCAGCGCGGAATCCCGAGTGCAGCGCTCGCCGTGCTCCAGTAGCGCGACCCACGCGAGGTAGTCGGCCTCCGGGTCCGTCACGCCGGGCTCGTGCGCGATCTCGGCCGGGCTGCTGGCACGGGCAGTTGCGAGGTCGCGCTGAACGCGGGCCAGGAACAGAGCCGCCATGCGCTCGGTCGGCCACTGGGCGTCCTTCAGCTCCCGGAGCGCGTCGCTCTGGTCGTTTCTCACCGGTCCTCCTGCTGGCCAAAGTTGATCTTGCGGCGGGCGCGGCGGAGCAGTTCCGAGCGGGCCCGCCAGGGCTCGCGACGGGCACCACAGGATCGTGATGCGTGGGTGTGGCTCTTGCTCTTGGTCTGGTTGCTACGGGTGTCGTCTCGGTGGTTCTCGTCGTCGTACTGCTGGTGGTTCTGGGCGTTGTTGTTCTTGGCGTGTCGGGTGTCGTTCAAGATCGGGGATTCTCGAGTCGAGTCGTGCTGGTCGGGATTCATCGGCGGGCGTCGCGGCTGGATCGGATCGGTACGCCGTGTGCTCGGAGGGCGCGGAGGACGGCGCTCGGGCTGGCGTCGAGGACGGCGCCGATGCCGCGAGAGCTGGCGCCGGCTCGGTAGAGCCAGGCGGCGCGCTCGACGTCCAGCGGGCCGGCCGCCCCGCGCGCGGTGGCGCGCCGGTGGCAGGACCGGCAGAGAGGTCGGTACCGGTCCGGGTCGAGGCTGTAGCGCCGGCCGCGCGCGGGGTCAGTGCGCTCCACGGGGTCGGTGCCGTCGTAGGACCACAGCTGCGCCTCGCGGTCGCAACCCGCACACGGCTGGGCCGCCGCCGGACCGCGCGCCGCAACGAGCCGTTGGCGCATCGCGCAGTAGCCAGGAACGGCCGCAGCGTCGCGGATCTCGGCGCCCATATCCCCGCCGCGGTGGAACCGGTCCCAGTGCGGCCGGCAGAGCCCACGTCCGTGATGCGGGCGCCCGCACTGCGGCACGGCGCAGCCGCGCCTCACCGGTAGCCCCCGTGCTGGGCGAACTCGGCCTGCTCGGCCTCGGCGACCACCGCGGGGGCCGGTGAGGGACCGGCGGTCCGGGTGGTGGCCCAGTGCGCGGCAACGGCGGCGTGGTGCCCGGCCAGCGGCGGCGCAGCGGGCTCGGTGACCTCCGCCGGCCGCCCGTTGCGGTCGACGTGCCGCGACAGCGAGCACCCGCCGAGCAGCGCGTTGACGCGGCGCTCCACGCCGGTGCGCTGCCGGTCGTGCCAGTCCCCCACGCGCAGCCAGGACCCGTTCTCCGGGTGGTAGGCGTCGGCGTGGGCGCAGCGCAGCCACCAGAGCTCCTCTATCACCTCGGGGTGCCAGAGCCAGCAGGACGAGAGCTGCGCACGGGTGTAACGGACGTAGACGCGGCCCATCCACTCCGCGAGATCCGCTAGGTCCGCGACGGCTCGCTCGGTGTCGGTGGTCAGCAACCACGACCGGACGGCGGGCTGGGTCTCGGCGGGCTCGTCAGGTTCGGCGGACCGGGCCAGACGCCCGCCCAGCGCGGCCACGTCCGCGGCGAGCTGGAGCACGTTCTTGTCGACGGTGTCGATGCGGTGCAGGGCACGCTGGACCGCGCGGCCGAGCGCGACGGTCGTCGGGTCCTCTTCGCCCGGTGCGGGAGCCGTCCCACCCGCGGGGTGGTGCCCGTTGGCGGTCACGGGACGGCGGGCGTCGTCATCGGCCGTCGGCATCGCTCGTCTCCTCCTGTGCGTCGGTCGAGTCGGCGGCGGCCTGGTCGTCGGTGTGCCACAGGGCGAGCTGCTCCCGGCGGGTCGACTCGGGCTCGTGCTCGACGAGGCAGCCGGCCCGGTCGCCCTGGGCGGGCGCGTGCACGTCGTGCCGGTCGTTGGTGAACTCCGAGACCATCGCCTCGGCCCGAGCCCGGTCGGAACCGAGGGCGACGAAACGGTCGACCGCCGCGCGATGGCCCACGTCCTCGCCTGCCGCCGAACCGCGCTCGGCAGCGGCGATCCGGTCGAGCAGCGCGTGCTTGTCGTCGAGGAAGGCAGCCAGCTCGTCGGGATCGGCGTGCCGGCCCGGGGTCGAGAGCTGGCGCAGCCGGGCCGTCAGGTCGGCGATCTCCCGCGCGGTGGGCCTGCTCACGAGGCACCGCCCCACGGGTCGCCGTGATCGTCCGGGCGAGCCCACTCGGAAGGGAAGGGATTGACCTCAGCGTCGTTGGTCGTCGTCGTGGGCCCGACGACCTCACCCAGAACGACCTGCGGCGACCGGTAGCTGGTGGCGCCGCCATGCCCGGTGACGCGGACCCGCAGCGCGGTCCCGCGCATCCGGCACCAGCCGGAGACGGCCCTCCCACGAGCACCTATCCACGCTCGTGCGGGCCGGGTCCGGTGGGCGATCCACCCGACCGCCCGGGCGACCTGGCGAGCTTTCCAGGCCCGGGCCCGGACCGTGAGGGCGTCGGGATGGTGGAACGCATGGACGTCCCGGCGGCGCCACGCCTGCTCGGCCCGCCCGATCACCGGCGGCATGTCCCGGCGGAACACCACGACCCGCCCAGCCGGGAGGTTCGCCAGCTGCGCGGGCCCGAGCACAGGGACCCGCCGCGTCGTGCGGGACGCGACCCGCCCGTGCATGTCCGTGGTCGTGGTCGGTTCGTCCCGCTCCCCTGCCAGCGTCGACCAGTAATTCAGGTCGTCCCGGTCGGCGGTCCCGCCGAACAGCTCCCGGGCGCCGGAGTTGTTGAGGATCACGGCAGCCTTGGCATCGCCGTAGCGGTCCAGCAGCTGCGCGCGGGACTGGAAGCAGGCCACGATCGAGATCCCGCGCCCGCCCATGTCGGCCGACCACTTGTCGAGCGGGATCGGGCAGATCAGCGCGGCCTCGTCGAGGCGCAGCGACAGCGGCGGGTCCAGCCGGCCGCCGGGCTGGTCCTCGGCCAGGCGGCGGGCCTCGCGGGCGATGTAGCCGGTCAGCGCGCACACCAGCGGCGCCACCTGCGCTTCCTCGCCGCCGAGCATGTAGACCGTCGCCCTAGACGCCAGCAGAGCCGCCACGTCGAACGGCCGACCACCTTCGGCGAGGGGCAGCGCCGCTGCGCAGGCCGGGCCGTGCGTGAGCCATCCGAGCGCGGGCGAGATCGTCGAGGCGATCGACGTCCGGGTCTTCTCGTTGGTGCCGATGAACTGGCGCACGGCGGTCTCGAACGCCGGTTCCAGGCTCTTGTTGTGCAGCAGCAGCAGGATGCGCTGCTGGTGCTCGTCGAGGGCGGACAGCCAGACCTGGACGGTGTTCATCGTCAGGCCCCCGAGCGCGGCGGCGTGCATAAGCGCGGCCAGGTTGCGGCGGCCCTGCTCGTCCCAGTACTCGCGGTCCCCGCCGCCCGGCCGGGTGGCGACCGCGAGCATGTCGGTGGCCCGCTCGGTCGCCGTGGGCGGGTCACAGCACCCGGTGAGCGGGTCGAACGTGATCGTCGAGGGTCGTCCGCCCAGCCCGACCGGGTTGAACACAAACACCGGCCCGATCTCCTCGCGCATCGGGCCGGTCTGGTCGAGCAGGTTCGTGCGCGTCGAGGTGACCAGAACTGCGCCAGGGGCGTCGAGCACGCGGCCGGCCAGCCACTGCGTCTTACCCACCCGCGGGCCGCCGAAGACCAGGACGACGTCCTCGATCGACGCCCACACGCGCAGCGCCCCGACCCTGCACAGCTCGACCGCCACCGCGGCGGCGGGCAGCCGGAGCAGTTGCGCGGCGCGGTCCCACCGGGAGCCGGCGCGCAGGGACGGGCGGACGTTCGGCGCGCGGCGGCGCATCGCGACAGCCGACCCGACCCGGACGATGTCGCTCGACGACGCGACCCCGGCCTTCCGCCGTGCCGATGCACCCCAGCGGGTGACCGTCGCCATCGTTCGTCCGTGTCGGGACCAGAGCCAGCCCACGACCAGGGCGACCAGCACCCCGACGACGAACGGATGCGTGGTGCGCACCAGGGCCATGCCGAGCATGGCCGCGGCGGCTCCGCATCCGAGGCTGACGGCGTGGGCTCCGCGCCGCCAGAAGAACAGCGCCATCGCGACGAGCGCGGCCAGCAGCGTGAGAGCAGGGACGTTCACGACGTCGCTCCTGATCCGTTGAGAGAAGGTGGCCGCTCCGGGAGCGGGTCGGCCGGGCGATTGCGGGCGAGCAGCTGGCGGGCCTCGTACTCGGAGATGTCCAGCTCCCGCGACAGGCGCCGGCGACCCGCGCCCTCGGCAATCAGCGCGACCGCCCGGTCCGGTGGGTCCTGGCCGTCGGCGGCGGGCACGACTACCGCCGGGCGGCCGACCAGGACGGCCAGGTGCACCACCGCGCCCAGCACCGCCGGAGCGATCGCGGAGACGACCACGACCACCCACCACGCCGGGGCGAGCGCGAACGCGGCCAGGCCGTGACCGAGCGCGTTCGCCGCGACCGACAGTCCGAGCAGCGCCAACGCGAGCGTGCGGGCGAACCGCCGGGCGGAGTGGGCGGACCAGCCACCCAGCCACACCAGCGACCCCGCCGCCGCGCCCGCGTCGACCACGACCGGGAGCAGCCACGCCAGCCACGGGGCGAACCCACAGACGAGGGCGAGGTCGCGCAGCGCGGCGAATGACAGGACCGCGGCCGCGGCGGCGACCACGAGCAGCAGCACGTAGAGCACGGTGCGGGCGCTCATCGAGCACCCCGTTCGGCCGCGGACACCACGACCACCGCCCCGATCAGCACCAGCGCGCCCAGGCCCACCGCGACCATGACCCCGCCCACCAGCAACGCGAGCAGCCCGAGGACGGTCGCGCCGCCCGCGCCCGCGGCGGCGGCCGCGATCAGCAACCGCTCCGGCACCTCGAACGCCGGACCCCTCCCCGCCGGTCGGCCGTGCTCGACCGGCCAGAAGTGCACGGGTCCGTCCTCGTCCCACGGCGGTCCGCCCCACGGCCCGTTCATGACGCCGCCTCGCCATCGGCCGCGCCGTTCAACCTCGGGACATCGCGGGTCGGGGTGTGCCTGACGCCGATGTGCCCGATCGCCGACCAGAACTCGTTGACGGCCGGCGATGCCTGGCGGAGCGCGGCGTACGCGGCCCGCAGCTGCGCGACCGCGTCCACGAGTCGCACGGCCGGGTCGATGACGTGGGAGTCGTCGTAGACCGCACGGCCCTGCCCGTAGGCGGCGACCTGTCCGGCGAGGATCTCCGCCAGGTCCTCCAGCGCGTGGACCGTCGCCAGGGCGTCCCCGGCGATCGAGTAGAAGTCCGCGTGGTCCGCGTCGGCCCATCTCTGGTGGCGCGCCACCTCGGTCCAGCCGTCCGCGCCGGTCTCGGCCGCTGCCACCGCAGCGGGTCGATCGTCCGTTGCGTTCACTAGGGTCGG
This sequence is a window from Pseudonocardia petroleophila. Protein-coding genes within it:
- a CDS encoding type IV secretory system conjugative DNA transfer family protein, with the protein product MNVPALTLLAALVAMALFFWRRGAHAVSLGCGAAAAMLGMALVRTTHPFVVGVLVALVVGWLWSRHGRTMATVTRWGASARRKAGVASSSDIVRVGSAVAMRRRAPNVRPSLRAGSRWDRAAQLLRLPAAAVAVELCRVGALRVWASIEDVVLVFGGPRVGKTQWLAGRVLDAPGAVLVTSTRTNLLDQTGPMREEIGPVFVFNPVGLGGRPSTITFDPLTGCCDPPTATERATDMLAVATRPGGGDREYWDEQGRRNLAALMHAAALGGLTMNTVQVWLSALDEHQQRILLLLHNKSLEPAFETAVRQFIGTNEKTRTSIASTISPALGWLTHGPACAAALPLAEGGRPFDVAALLASRATVYMLGGEEAQVAPLVCALTGYIAREARRLAEDQPGGRLDPPLSLRLDEAALICPIPLDKWSADMGGRGISIVACFQSRAQLLDRYGDAKAAVILNNSGARELFGGTADRDDLNYWSTLAGERDEPTTTTDMHGRVASRTTRRVPVLGPAQLANLPAGRVVVFRRDMPPVIGRAEQAWRRRDVHAFHHPDALTVRARAWKARQVARAVGWIAHRTRPARAWIGARGRAVSGWCRMRGTALRVRVTGHGGATSYRSPQVVLGEVVGPTTTTNDAEVNPFPSEWARPDDHGDPWGGAS
- the mobF gene encoding MobF family relaxase, translating into MLSIHRGHSVRYLTDEVATAREGYYTGAVAAGEPPGLWWGKGAESLGLAGEVDADLMEAVYTRLLDPRDPAAHDRTTWDEAEALAAGHRKYRSAEQIYATLLEANREAGPEERAALRAQAGRSARQAVTFIDVTFSAPKSVTVTGLAFERAANDARLGGDGEAARAWDTHAQAVEDAMMAGTRAGLAYLQEHAGYSRVGHHGGGAGRWIDAHEFVVAQFFQHDSRERDPQWHIHNAILNRVLCSDGNWRTVDGRAIDEHKAAAAAIAERVMEAHLAQSLGVRVETRPDGKAREVVGVDRDLMDLYSSRRAQIGPKAAELIREFTAKVGREPSPYERAVIHEQATLVTRKAKSHEGETRDEQFARWEEMARERVTGGLAPLAERLVERAQNPGEVAQFSPLDVIERAVAEVAQTRAHYSRSDMFLAVSNALPGHLGVPPDDILPLLDGLTDAALERAQRLGPAEDIDALPDELRLANGESVYARHGSTRYATAGQLAAERSLIAAAVERGAHRFTDDQVDDVAARFAESGITLGPDQAATLRGVLTSGAQIEVLTAAAGTGKSFVVGAIADTWTVDGEAPRRVFGLAPYQNAAEVLAGEGLAAKNVRSWLATQNRLDSPGVATGPTGDDESWRLGRDDLVVVDEAGTAETGDLVAIRARCQAAGAKLLLVGDPKQLTAIGPGGALADVGEHGITYQLSEVRRFANDWEGPASLRLREGDAGVLAEYAKRGRLVDGGTAEQTEAAASRAWLADTLDGRESLLMVGTNAAAARVSAALRSELVRLGRVAEEGVPLGEGSALADWRGTVAGVGDLVQARSLAWHLRGFEGNTAAPITRQTYRVIATRADGGLTVAPILANDATSDVERNAWGEQLGTPMQLPGTYVREHLSLGYASTKDAAQGRTVDTSHAVTGPGTDAAGLYVPATRGRERNTIYAVTRHLAPDAETGETFDAAPRTPEAVLSDVLASIREDRSALAEQAHAEDEARSVMTQVDRMADLIRDVSAGRVADTLDQLAADGHLTPHQRGQLAADDAFGSLERLLRTAELAGHDPDQVLTAAIEARSLHDADSPAQVLHHRITHALAGRLTPHLRGGAADLIPHHLRSVEPVDDKRAARLHQLADAADDRRRELGTLTASEAPAWAVDALGPVPDSTDPAQVVARQDWEHRAGWAAAYRELVDHTDEHDPLGNAPGKGRVEHAVMFRAAHEALALVDAGAEEANLSDGALRSRVRAYERELAWAPRWVEDDLAAAHQQHARAAADATLWTARADAPDTAPDDADRLRADAEAARAEAARLAEQIAELEIVDAARAAWFTHTAISRDNADRSRTELGARGVDIDRPDDRTTGPDWLAEHRAEQTDRERDQPITEADLVPDDDDDRQPLRDEPAWYDAGRPDAPEVVETDVPDIREVSTPEATETIDPPDRSRVLPVDESTGAVRKAQATLAEIAERQAADAARAAADAAEREAAEAARREELARWSAADNTTAAEDAHTDTGEEDVLSREP
- a CDS encoding DUF2637 domain-containing protein is translated as MSARTVLYVLLLVVAAAAAVLSFAALRDLALVCGFAPWLAWLLPVVVDAGAAAGSLVWLGGWSAHSARRFARTLALALLGLSVAANALGHGLAAFALAPAWWVVVVVSAIAPAVLGAVVHLAVLVGRPAVVVPAADGQDPPDRAVALIAEGAGRRRLSRELDISEYEARQLLARNRPADPLPERPPSLNGSGATS